One Roseiconus lacunae genomic region harbors:
- a CDS encoding GxxExxY protein, which produces MLKQEGYDLMGAAFEVYNVLGYGMAEEIYQQSLEIELGLRKIPFLSKAEHQVKYKDQLLTTVYRPDLLVFNEIVVELKATKALAPEHEAQLFNYMRISKMRVGYLINYGSSGELEWKRIVL; this is translated from the coding sequence ATGTTAAAACAAGAAGGTTACGATCTAATGGGAGCGGCATTCGAGGTGTACAACGTGCTGGGATATGGCATGGCGGAGGAGATCTACCAGCAAAGCCTCGAGATCGAACTCGGCCTCCGCAAGATCCCCTTCCTCAGCAAAGCTGAACACCAGGTCAAATACAAGGACCAGCTGCTGACGACCGTCTATCGTCCTGACTTGCTGGTTTTCAACGAAATCGTCGTTGAATTGAAAGCGACCAAAGCTCTTGCCCCGGAACACGAAGCCCAACTATTCAATTACATGCGAATCAGCAAGATGAGGGTCGGGTACTTGATCAACTACGGATCGTCAGGGGAACTGGAATGGAAACGAATCGTTTTGTAG
- a CDS encoding transposase: MSRTVILLRETEHQFRLFDAISKDIRDPRRSDRIRYRINELIRERIFAMAVGCSAQDDVEGLRATANSKA; encoded by the coding sequence TTGAGTCGTACAGTCATCTTGCTTCGCGAGACCGAACATCAGTTTCGGCTGTTCGATGCGATTTCCAAAGACATTCGCGACCCGAGACGCTCAGATCGCATTCGATACCGCATCAACGAATTGATTCGTGAACGTATTTTTGCCATGGCCGTTGGCTGCTCCGCCCAAGACGATGTCGAAGGCTTGCGCGCGACTGCCAATTCCAAAGCCTGA
- a CDS encoding GxxExxY protein has protein sequence MLKQEGYDLMGAAFEVYNVLGYGMAEEIYQQSLEIELGLRKIPFLSKAEIQVKYKDQLLTTVYRPDLLVFNEIVVELKATKALAPEHQAQLFNYM, from the coding sequence ATGTTAAAACAAGAAGGTTACGATCTAATGGGAGCGGCATTCGAGGTGTACAACGTGCTGGGATATGGCATGGCGGAGGAGATCTACCAGCAAAGCCTCGAGATCGAACTCGGCCTCCGCAAGATCCCCTTCCTCAGCAAAGCTGAAATCCAAGTCAAATACAAGGACCAGCTGCTGACGACCGTCTATCGACCTGACTTGCTGGTTTTCAACGAAATCGTCGTTGAATTGAAAGCGACCAAAGCTCTTGCCCCGGAACACCAAGCCCAACTATTCAATTACATGTGA
- a CDS encoding AHH domain-containing protein gives MSSNGTAAFYRRTRLLGIAGLVFAASLIFLRSGQSSRSPTLNEPSLSLAHSATAPQTLRSASTKPIEEIRVGDRVLARNPEVSDAERQHWHDPDWTDWLHLSLIMSKPDGSKVNIELLRPESWVLGRVSFATDNWNLSGACPDFGATSQIGEKQSWHLLELDLPQAKEDCSVPFSPLRPVFRGIALTLAQRQTTDDDFPGVTVQVDLPEMGASGTAFVRAVNPCPPIRSGEGQPVTATFAHRSTTPILDVVFEGESKPIGVTDNHLFWSIDRQRFIPIGQMAIGERVQTHSGETKRIEGRLPRPGPQVVYNLEVYGEHVYFVGQQGVLAHNLYEVNGNVVYRDAYDELLHSPKAAAPVGTHALKDVTDFSEQLGISHNRARARLRSALGSSAPNQAHHIIPWQTRSHELIQRAARGGFNINGVENGISLARTQHLGSHPKYNSAIIRKLDELLVNNPGLSDAQYADLLRGYVNRLRNGLERSESMLH, from the coding sequence ATGTCATCGAATGGAACTGCCGCTTTCTATCGCAGAACTCGACTTCTCGGTATTGCCGGGTTGGTCTTTGCCGCCTCTCTGATCTTCCTCAGATCAGGGCAATCTTCGCGATCGCCGACATTAAACGAGCCGTCTCTTTCGCTCGCGCACTCCGCCACAGCGCCCCAAACGCTTCGGTCGGCCAGCACAAAGCCGATCGAAGAGATCCGCGTCGGTGACCGAGTCCTGGCAAGGAACCCAGAAGTCTCTGACGCCGAACGCCAGCACTGGCATGATCCCGATTGGACCGACTGGCTGCACCTCAGTCTGATCATGTCCAAGCCGGACGGATCGAAAGTCAACATCGAGCTGCTGCGCCCCGAGTCCTGGGTTCTGGGGCGTGTTTCATTTGCCACAGACAACTGGAACCTCAGCGGAGCCTGCCCCGATTTCGGAGCGACCTCGCAAATCGGTGAAAAGCAATCGTGGCACCTTCTTGAGCTTGATCTGCCACAAGCGAAAGAAGATTGCTCTGTTCCATTCTCGCCGCTGCGCCCAGTCTTTCGCGGTATCGCGCTGACATTGGCTCAACGCCAAACCACCGACGACGATTTTCCCGGTGTGACGGTGCAGGTGGACCTACCGGAAATGGGTGCGTCAGGGACGGCCTTCGTCAGGGCGGTCAATCCGTGTCCGCCGATCCGTTCAGGCGAAGGGCAGCCGGTCACCGCGACGTTTGCGCATCGATCGACGACGCCAATCTTAGACGTTGTATTTGAAGGCGAAAGCAAACCGATCGGCGTCACCGACAATCATCTCTTTTGGAGCATCGATCGCCAGCGGTTCATTCCCATTGGCCAGATGGCAATCGGCGAGCGAGTTCAGACCCATTCGGGCGAGACCAAACGCATCGAGGGGCGATTACCCAGACCCGGCCCACAAGTCGTCTACAACCTCGAAGTCTACGGTGAGCACGTTTACTTCGTGGGGCAACAAGGCGTGCTCGCCCACAATCTATACGAAGTCAACGGCAACGTCGTCTATCGCGATGCGTACGATGAGTTACTGCATTCTCCGAAAGCCGCTGCTCCAGTCGGCACGCATGCCCTCAAGGATGTCACCGATTTCTCAGAGCAGCTAGGAATCAGCCACAATCGCGCCCGTGCGAGGCTTCGTAGTGCCCTAGGAAGTTCCGCCCCAAACCAAGCACATCACATCATTCCGTGGCAAACCCGCAGCCATGAATTAATTCAACGTGCGGCAAGAGGCGGCTTCAACATCAACGGGGTCGAAAATGGCATTAGTCTCGCTCGAACACAGCATCTGGGGTCACATCCGAAATACAACAGTGCAATCATACGGAAACTAGATGAGTTGTTGGTCAACAATCCGGGACTTTCGGATGCACAATACGCTGACTTATTGCGTGGCTACGTGAACCGCCTTCGCAATGGATTGGAAAGAAGTGAGAGCATGCTTCACTGA
- a CDS encoding 3-keto-disaccharide hydrolase produces the protein MLRRLILCSLFAASTVTTGAVAKAENNATAAPAEQDGMTVLFDGKSLDGWDGDPTLWEVRDGVIHGETTKEKVAKGNTFLIWKDELADFELRLSFRCTASNNSGIQYRSQRVDTKKSSPNQWVLRGYQHEIRNEEDFPNVPSFIYDEKGSRGRICLVGEKAVWNKDGKELIGEPLISKEEFKELMKVDQWNDVVIIAEGNRIRHYLNGRLVLDFTDNHPEKSFSKGFLGLQLHAGKPMWAEFKNIRLRTL, from the coding sequence ATGCTTCGTCGTCTGATCCTGTGTTCACTTTTTGCCGCTTCCACCGTCACCACCGGAGCGGTTGCCAAGGCCGAGAACAACGCTACCGCCGCCCCCGCCGAACAAGACGGCATGACCGTGCTGTTTGACGGCAAGTCGCTCGACGGCTGGGACGGCGACCCAACGCTTTGGGAAGTCCGTGACGGCGTGATCCATGGTGAGACGACCAAGGAGAAGGTCGCCAAAGGAAACACGTTCCTGATTTGGAAAGACGAACTTGCCGACTTTGAGCTGCGTCTCTCGTTCCGCTGCACCGCATCGAACAACTCCGGCATCCAGTACCGATCGCAACGTGTCGACACCAAGAAATCGTCTCCCAACCAATGGGTCCTGCGTGGCTATCAGCACGAGATCCGGAACGAAGAAGACTTCCCCAACGTCCCTTCGTTCATCTATGACGAGAAAGGCTCGCGTGGACGAATCTGCTTGGTCGGTGAAAAAGCGGTTTGGAACAAAGACGGCAAAGAACTCATCGGCGAACCGTTGATCAGCAAAGAAGAATTCAAGGAGTTGATGAAAGTCGACCAGTGGAACGATGTCGTGATCATCGCCGAGGGCAACCGCATCCGCCACTACCTCAACGGCCGACTGGTTCTCGACTTCACCGACAACCACCCCGAGAAATCCTTCTCCAAAGGCTTCCTAGGCCTTCAACTGCACGCCGGAAAACCGATGTGGGCCGAGTTCAAAAACATCCGCCTCCGCACCCTGTAG
- a CDS encoding DUF3127 domain-containing protein, translated as MSDPSVTGVVHLIEETKTYGSKGFRKRLVVLEQDKGSFTNFVPVEFTRDSCDSVDEMNEGDEVEITYRLNGRRWQKDANSEVRFFVNVEATSFRITGNGNSSDGMVERVSDANDAFDAAGEEDAPF; from the coding sequence ATGAGCGATCCGTCTGTTACGGGCGTCGTCCATCTAATCGAAGAAACAAAAACTTACGGAAGCAAAGGGTTTCGAAAGCGTCTGGTCGTCTTGGAGCAAGACAAGGGCAGCTTTACCAATTTTGTCCCGGTCGAGTTCACACGTGATTCGTGCGACAGTGTCGACGAAATGAACGAAGGCGATGAAGTCGAGATCACGTACCGGCTGAACGGTCGGCGGTGGCAAAAGGATGCCAATAGCGAAGTCCGGTTCTTCGTTAATGTCGAAGCGACCTCGTTTCGGATCACCGGAAACGGCAATTCCAGCGACGGTATGGTCGAGCGTGTCAGTGACGCTAACGATGCGTTTGACGCTGCCGGTGAAGAAGACGCGCCCTTCTGA
- a CDS encoding P-II family nitrogen regulator, whose amino-acid sequence MKLIIAIIQPSKLDAVKEALTEVDVHRLTVLDCQGFGRQKGQTGNYRGTEFSVNLLRKVQLQIAVNEEFVRPTIEAVLAGGRSGESGEIGDGKIFVLPMDDCIRIRTGERGSEAI is encoded by the coding sequence GTGAAGCTTATCATCGCAATCATCCAGCCTTCCAAGCTTGACGCCGTTAAAGAAGCTCTCACCGAAGTCGATGTACACCGACTGACGGTGCTTGATTGCCAAGGGTTCGGGCGACAGAAGGGCCAGACGGGAAACTACCGTGGCACCGAATTCAGCGTCAACTTGTTGCGAAAAGTGCAGCTGCAAATCGCGGTCAACGAGGAGTTCGTGCGTCCGACGATCGAAGCGGTCTTGGCCGGTGGCCGCAGTGGAGAAAGCGGCGAGATCGGAGACGGGAAGATCTTTGTCCTCCCGATGGATGACTGCATCCGCATCCGCACCGGCGAACGCGGAAGTGAAGCGATTTAA
- a CDS encoding ammonium transporter, giving the protein MPLALLVAAVTVIGLDSPEVFAQDAAETAAEVVEEVPVEEAPAEEAAAGFDAQDYNYTINSLIMFVCAVLVLFMQAGFAMVEVGLNSAKNTVNILAKNVMDISVGVILFLFIGYALMYPGAPEDGVYPDSWIMGGYLGAPSAFVGADDPTSGDFSNSADFLFQVAFAATAATIVSGAVAGRMKFGAYLIYSAILTGIIYPISGSWKWGGGFLAEMGFQDFAGSVVVHAVGGFAGLAGAIALGPRLGRYTADGKSVPLPGHNIAFAALGVFILWVGWYGFNPGSQLTYAGGANAAATTYIALTTTIAAAAGAIVAMLVGWALFSKPDLTMALNGVLGGLVAITANCDRVSQIESLVIGGIGGALVVLGIVLLDKLKIDDPVGAWPVHGLCGVWGGIATGIFGDLPDGIETVGAFITVQVIATVVICAWAFITMGALFFVLKAIGMLRVSAEEEQAGLDVSEHGMQAYPSDALAGQAVS; this is encoded by the coding sequence ATGCCACTTGCGCTGCTCGTCGCAGCAGTCACAGTCATCGGGCTCGACAGCCCCGAAGTGTTTGCCCAAGATGCGGCCGAGACGGCGGCGGAAGTTGTCGAAGAAGTCCCCGTCGAAGAGGCCCCCGCGGAAGAAGCCGCTGCTGGCTTCGATGCCCAGGATTACAACTACACGATCAACAGCTTGATCATGTTCGTCTGTGCGGTCTTGGTCTTGTTCATGCAGGCAGGCTTCGCGATGGTCGAAGTCGGGTTGAACTCGGCCAAGAACACCGTGAACATCCTCGCGAAGAACGTGATGGATATCTCAGTCGGTGTGATCTTGTTCTTGTTCATCGGTTACGCGTTGATGTATCCGGGAGCCCCGGAAGACGGCGTGTACCCGGACTCATGGATCATGGGCGGCTACCTGGGTGCACCATCGGCATTTGTCGGTGCGGACGACCCGACTAGCGGTGATTTCAGTAACTCTGCCGACTTCTTGTTCCAAGTCGCCTTCGCCGCGACGGCTGCAACCATCGTTTCCGGTGCGGTTGCCGGCCGAATGAAGTTCGGTGCTTACTTGATCTACAGTGCAATTTTGACGGGCATCATTTACCCGATCAGTGGCTCCTGGAAATGGGGCGGTGGCTTCTTGGCCGAGATGGGCTTTCAAGACTTCGCGGGAAGCGTCGTCGTCCACGCTGTCGGTGGTTTCGCCGGTTTGGCCGGTGCGATCGCTCTTGGGCCGAGGCTCGGTCGCTACACTGCCGATGGCAAAAGCGTTCCATTGCCCGGACACAACATCGCTTTCGCGGCTCTTGGTGTGTTCATCCTGTGGGTGGGATGGTACGGATTCAACCCCGGTAGCCAACTGACCTACGCCGGTGGTGCCAACGCTGCCGCAACTACGTACATCGCATTGACCACCACGATCGCCGCAGCAGCGGGAGCCATCGTTGCCATGCTCGTCGGCTGGGCTCTGTTCAGCAAGCCCGACCTCACCATGGCCCTCAACGGTGTCCTCGGTGGTTTGGTCGCCATCACCGCAAACTGTGACCGTGTTTCGCAAATCGAATCGCTTGTCATCGGCGGCATCGGTGGTGCACTGGTTGTTTTGGGAATCGTGTTGCTCGACAAGCTCAAGATCGACGATCCGGTTGGGGCATGGCCGGTTCACGGGTTGTGCGGAGTCTGGGGCGGGATCGCCACCGGGATCTTCGGCGACCTTCCCGACGGGATCGAAACCGTTGGAGCGTTCATCACCGTTCAAGTGATCGCGACCGTCGTCATCTGTGCTTGGGCCTTCATCACCATGGGTGCCCTGTTCTTCGTGCTCAAAGCGATTGGCATGCTGCGAGTCAGTGCTGAAGAAGAGCAAGCAGGTTTGGACGTGTCCGAGCACGGCATGCAAGCTTATCCGTCAGACGCCTTGGCCGGACAAGCTGTTTCATAG
- the asnB gene encoding asparagine synthase (glutamine-hydrolyzing), with translation MCGITGAVWLDERAAIDAPLLTRMTDAIMHRGPDDDGHWIDPRQVDGQGRNYGVALGFRRLSIIDVAGAAQPMGNEGGSLQMVFNGEIYNYKTLRRRLEGNGHRFKTDGDGETIVHLYEDLGTGCFAELNGMFAIGLWDQRRSRLILARDRIGQKPVYYAFDGQRLVFGSELKCLAAVEGVCEELDPAAIDEFLTYQYVPYPGTIWKGVRKLPPGHYLVLEKGNLSVHKYWDFDPTLERPVSRDQAVERLRELLTDSVRYRLQSDVPLGAFLSGGIDSSLITALAAAQRDEPIRTFSIGFPVADFDETEHAAKVAAHLGTDHQRFEVDPSGAEIIEKLVWHFDEPFGDSSAVPTWYLSELTRREVTVALSGDGGDELFAGYERYRALWLSVRLRRMFPIHRMPGIGLVQRLPDSNKQYSLLRRAKRFFEALEQPEARRYLNWLQIFPERMRADLYSDDFVQQLPGEDPFEFLDTVWQQSEGRDVVTRASITDLLSYLPCDLCTKVDVASMAHALEVRQPMLDHRVVEFASSLPVGLKFRGKRGKLLLENAFGELIPRSIFHRRKMGFGIPIGKWFREELKPMVHDTLLADNAKIGPFFNRESVERLVGQHERMENNHGYRLWNLLILEQWLRRWT, from the coding sequence ATGTGTGGAATCACCGGAGCAGTCTGGCTAGACGAACGTGCGGCGATCGATGCGCCCCTGCTGACACGAATGACCGATGCGATCATGCATCGTGGTCCCGACGATGATGGTCATTGGATTGATCCCCGGCAAGTCGACGGGCAGGGGAGAAACTACGGTGTTGCACTCGGCTTTCGCCGCCTTTCGATCATCGATGTTGCCGGCGCTGCCCAACCGATGGGCAACGAAGGCGGTAGCCTGCAAATGGTCTTCAATGGCGAGATCTACAACTACAAAACGCTCCGCCGCCGTCTCGAGGGTAACGGCCATCGCTTCAAGACCGATGGCGATGGCGAAACGATCGTTCATCTTTATGAAGATTTGGGCACCGGATGCTTTGCCGAGCTCAACGGCATGTTCGCGATCGGACTATGGGACCAGCGCCGAAGTCGACTTATCCTTGCCCGAGATCGCATCGGACAAAAGCCGGTTTACTATGCGTTCGACGGACAGCGTCTTGTCTTTGGAAGCGAACTGAAATGCCTGGCCGCCGTCGAGGGTGTTTGCGAAGAACTTGACCCCGCGGCAATCGATGAATTCCTGACCTATCAGTACGTCCCTTACCCCGGGACGATTTGGAAAGGCGTTCGCAAATTGCCGCCAGGGCACTATCTCGTGCTCGAAAAGGGCAACCTAAGCGTTCACAAATACTGGGATTTTGATCCAACCCTCGAACGTCCAGTCAGTCGTGATCAGGCGGTCGAACGACTCCGTGAACTGCTGACCGATTCGGTTCGCTATCGACTGCAAAGCGATGTACCGCTGGGGGCCTTCTTGTCAGGAGGAATCGACTCGTCGTTAATCACCGCCCTCGCCGCAGCCCAACGCGACGAACCGATTCGTACCTTTAGTATCGGCTTTCCCGTCGCCGATTTTGATGAAACCGAACACGCCGCAAAAGTCGCCGCGCACCTCGGCACCGATCACCAACGCTTCGAAGTCGACCCAAGTGGTGCCGAGATCATCGAAAAGCTTGTCTGGCATTTTGACGAACCCTTCGGTGATTCGTCCGCGGTCCCAACCTGGTACCTGTCCGAGCTGACTCGTCGCGAAGTCACCGTCGCGCTCTCCGGTGACGGCGGTGACGAATTGTTTGCCGGTTACGAGCGTTACAGAGCGCTTTGGTTAAGCGTTCGCTTGCGACGAATGTTCCCCATTCACCGGATGCCCGGAATCGGCCTCGTTCAGCGACTCCCGGACAGTAACAAGCAGTATTCACTTCTCCGGCGAGCGAAGCGGTTTTTCGAGGCGCTCGAACAACCCGAGGCACGGCGTTACCTGAACTGGTTGCAAATTTTCCCCGAACGCATGCGTGCCGATCTTTACTCGGACGACTTCGTGCAACAGTTACCGGGCGAAGATCCGTTTGAATTTCTCGATACAGTCTGGCAGCAAAGTGAAGGGCGTGACGTCGTCACACGAGCCTCGATCACAGACCTGCTGTCGTATCTGCCGTGTGACTTGTGCACGAAAGTCGACGTCGCATCGATGGCACATGCCCTAGAGGTCCGTCAACCGATGCTCGATCACCGTGTCGTTGAATTCGCTAGCTCGCTTCCTGTCGGGCTTAAATTTCGTGGCAAACGCGGCAAATTGCTGCTCGAAAATGCATTTGGCGAGCTTATCCCGCGTTCGATTTTTCACCGGCGAAAAATGGGATTTGGCATACCGATTGGCAAGTGGTTCCGCGAGGAACTCAAGCCAATGGTTCACGATACCTTGCTAGCCGACAACGCCAAGATTGGTCCTTTCTTTAATCGTGAGTCCGTCGAACGATTGGTCGGACAGCACGAGCGAATGGAGAACAATCACGGCTATCGACTCTGGAATCTGCTTATTCTTGAGCAGTGGTTGCGACGGTGGACCTAA
- a CDS encoding serine/threonine-protein kinase, giving the protein MQNEPTIILSGTDPDLPRKLPSGLGRYKGRRQIGRGGNGVLEGAFDPVTGRTVAIKMLPFDIHAVPNERRRLLREARVTAQLQHPNTVPVYEIGNDLVHGIYFTMKLISGENLFEILKRIATGDEATEKAYPAVRRVSALGGACQALAYAHARGVIHRDVKPENIWVGNFDEVYLLDWGTAKVWGSMDDQTVVRYDATALKKAEEEQQLQTLTGGGQRPGTPLYMSPEQIQGTRTIDERSDIFNAGVCLYELLAIREPFRGANIDQTFRNIIHAEVPPPSEKAPERNIPKLADEVVMRALKKRPAERYQTMRELIDAILDIVQLLDQD; this is encoded by the coding sequence ATGCAAAACGAACCGACCATCATTTTATCCGGAACGGATCCCGACCTTCCCCGCAAACTGCCATCGGGGCTGGGTCGGTACAAAGGCCGCCGTCAGATCGGCCGTGGAGGTAACGGTGTTCTCGAAGGGGCGTTTGATCCGGTGACCGGTCGAACGGTTGCGATCAAAATGTTGCCCTTTGATATTCATGCGGTCCCCAACGAACGCCGTCGGCTGCTGCGCGAGGCCCGGGTGACGGCCCAGCTTCAACACCCCAACACCGTGCCGGTCTATGAAATCGGCAACGATTTGGTGCACGGGATTTACTTCACAATGAAGTTAATCTCGGGTGAAAACCTCTTCGAAATCTTAAAACGGATCGCGACCGGCGACGAAGCAACCGAGAAAGCCTATCCGGCCGTCAGGCGTGTTTCCGCGCTCGGCGGCGCCTGCCAAGCTCTTGCCTACGCGCATGCCCGTGGGGTCATTCACCGCGACGTCAAACCAGAAAACATCTGGGTGGGCAACTTTGATGAGGTGTATTTGTTGGACTGGGGGACGGCTAAGGTTTGGGGATCAATGGACGATCAAACGGTTGTCCGCTATGACGCTACGGCGCTCAAAAAAGCTGAAGAAGAACAACAGCTACAAACCTTGACCGGGGGAGGTCAACGGCCCGGCACGCCGCTATACATGTCTCCCGAGCAGATCCAGGGAACGCGGACGATCGATGAACGCAGCGACATCTTCAATGCGGGCGTCTGCCTGTATGAATTGTTGGCGATTCGCGAGCCTTTCCGCGGAGCGAACATTGACCAAACGTTTCGCAACATCATTCACGCCGAAGTTCCTCCTCCGAGCGAAAAAGCTCCGGAACGAAATATTCCCAAACTCGCCGACGAAGTGGTCATGCGGGCTCTGAAAAAACGTCCCGCCGAGCGGTATCAGACGATGCGCGAACTGATCGACGCGATTCTGGACATCGTCCAACTGCTTGACCAGGACTGA
- the pdeM gene encoding ligase-associated DNA damage response endonuclease PdeM, which yields MSTAVSSSSVDVTLRGHRLRLLAVGGVYHRDQGFLLVADLHLGKDTTFRKYGLAVPRGAASATIAKVERLIEATDPEQVFFLGDMFHAKSALSDDLHQQIVAFRDRHRRLAMTLVRGNHDASFCKLPDVWAIESVGEGFTIGNVRLCHHPIESSAAEGLAFAGHVHPSFSMQSATERLGRLPCFWYSRGCLVLPALGEFTGTHSVRHDRDEDRVWIAADETVLEVPYRSAAKISRPG from the coding sequence GTGAGCACCGCCGTTTCGTCCTCGTCTGTTGACGTCACCCTGCGAGGCCACCGTCTGCGTTTGCTCGCCGTCGGTGGTGTTTACCATCGTGACCAAGGCTTCTTGCTTGTCGCCGATCTGCATCTGGGAAAGGACACCACGTTTCGCAAGTACGGCTTGGCAGTACCTCGTGGTGCGGCATCGGCGACGATTGCGAAAGTCGAACGGTTGATCGAAGCGACAGATCCCGAGCAGGTGTTTTTTCTTGGCGATATGTTCCACGCAAAAAGCGCGCTCTCGGATGACCTTCATCAGCAGATTGTTGCCTTTCGCGATCGCCACCGTCGCCTCGCGATGACACTGGTCCGTGGAAATCACGATGCTTCGTTTTGCAAGTTACCCGACGTGTGGGCGATCGAATCGGTCGGTGAAGGTTTCACAATCGGCAACGTGCGTCTGTGTCATCATCCGATCGAATCGTCTGCCGCCGAAGGGTTGGCTTTTGCCGGCCACGTGCACCCATCGTTTTCAATGCAATCGGCAACAGAACGACTCGGACGTCTGCCGTGCTTCTGGTACTCGCGAGGTTGCTTGGTCCTGCCCGCCCTTGGGGAGTTCACGGGGACCCATTCCGTCCGTCACGACCGAGACGAAGATCGGGTCTGGATCGCGGCGGACGAGACAGTGCTGGAGGTCCCCTATCGATCTGCGGCGAAGATCTCTCGCCCGGGCTGA